GTGTTTTACAAATCAGCTAAAACTGATAAATCCACAGAGCGTGAGAGATGTGGGAAAAACGCTGTGGGTACCAAGGGCCTCAACCAACGTGTATCGGAAGCTGGCAGAGGCAGAGGGGTCTGTGTGGAGGACGGCACTAATCGGGTGGTTTGCTGTCCCACTCTCCTCAGCAGCGTCACTCGGCTGCTGGCTGAAGCACCACGCACCTTCGCCTTCAGGAACTTCCTTGTCTGGCGGTGGACACGGGCGCTCTCGGTCAGCAGGTTCAGCACTGGGGTCAGACTCTCCTTCAGCTTGTGGCCCTGCAGAAACGTCCACAATATGAACAGCACGTCAGTCACGCTGGGCTCAGCCTGTCTGGCTTGTGGTGGAGAACATGAGCACAGTCCATCAGAGAAACAGATGGAGACCGAAGCTTTCCAGGGTCTGCCACAGGAACTCAGCGCTGCATCAcccctcctggccctgctctctGGCACGGCAGCGCTGGAAGTGTTTGTGCAGGGCAtccagagcagagagctgctgtggTAAAATTCAGAAGCCCTTTGGAGTGACTCCAGGGACCAAAAACCACAGATAGcttgaaaataatgcaaattccGGCTTCCAGAAGCTGCCCACCAGGTCACTATGGAGTGAAGTGGAGCACGGATTATTTCCACCACCCAGCTAATCACTGACTGTTCCACGGCTCTCACCACCGCAGCCCTCAAAAGCAAGGACCCAGTCACCTTCCCAGTCAACAGACACTGTTTTAGTCCCACCAACCACAAGTTTTGCCTCTTTTACGAACTGTCCCTCCTACAAAGGGCTATCTCCAAACGGGCCATGCCTTGCTGGTGCCCCGTGGCGCTGGCACTCGGCTCCTCCAGGCTGCGGTGCCGTGAGCCCTGACCCGAGGGCGCCGagctcccgcagcccccgctcACCCTGTCCAGGCGCCGCTCCAGGAAGCCCAGCAGGACGCTGACCGCGTCCATGTTGACACCCATGTACTCCAGCGAGCCCGGCCGCACCTTCGGCGTCAGCAGCACATCCAGACACTTCAGGGGCAGGTTGCCCAGAAGGTTAACGGTGTGACTGAACACATAAAAGAGACGTGAACACAGAGTCACGGATCTTTGTTCAGTTCTTAGCTCTCCAAAAACAAAAGTTCATGACTGACTTCCAGGAGTGTGAGGACCCTGAGCTCCAAGTTGTCCTTGGGCTGCACCCCAAGCTCCTCACACCACTGAAGGGAATAAATTAAACTGCTCTTTGAGTTGTTGAACTACTCACTGAGAGTCCAAAGGGACTTCAGTGACACTGAGAAACCCTGGATCTTGACGCAGAGGCCAAGCAGGACCACTCTGGATGGCCAAAGATCCTTCTCCAGTCTCTCCTGCTgcatctctcctcctcccctttgcgGCCAATGCAACACATTGCTTGGGATTCCCCTGACTGTGGTTTTCTTGGGGACAGGACGGTGTCACCTGCTCACAGCTGCCACCCCTGGACCAGCAATGCTCAGCAGGGTGACACAGGCAATTTCTCAGCATGACTCTAGGGACACACAGTTAATAAGGCCAGCCATGGGCTCTTTAATTAAAGTACCAAACACCTGCCCTGGCAAGCTGCCCACCGCAGTGGGTGGCACATTGAGGCCTGACACAGGACACTGAACGTGGCCCCCCAGGTCAGGCAAGCTGGAAAAAGCACGTCCTCCCGCAGCCAGGGATGGTGGCATTGCCACACATGATGTCATCGCGGTGAGCAGGGCTGTCCCCGAGCTCTGGCAGCACAGGAACCCGTAAGCCCAAACAGAGTCGCCTGCTTGTCACCAGTGACCCCAGCAGTCACCAAAGAGCAGAGATGTTAATGCCGaggtcaggcaggacctgcctccCAGAGACCTCAGGGCTGTTCCGGGCAGAGATGAAAACCCGGTTGTCAAACACAGACCTGTGGAACTCCTCTGTGCGCTCCTCTCCGTCGGCGCAGATCATCAGGCAGTGCCGCAGGAGGGCACCCAGGTGCCGGTACAGAGCTGCATCTTCCTGGCCCCAAACAGAACATGAAAACCTAGATCAGGAAAGGGGCTTCTCCGCCTCCCAGAGCccgctgcccacagcccagccctcctccagcagcctggaACCGGCAGCTCCTGTTTACATGGCAGTGAATTGTGTcagtaagaaggaaaaatacccGACCTTCACATTTTAATGCTCTAAAAGTCTTAATGGTTAATAATGCATCAGACAGGCAGTGCTCTAGGGAGGAAGGTCTGGACACGAGATTCTTGCTACATGTACCCAGGGCTACATGAGGGCCCATACGTAACATGAGGAAACGCAAGCGCAGGAGAAAACCAGCAGCCAAACTTCAGCCCAGTGACACGCGAATGGGGTGGGACAGCCCAGAGCTCACCTCGTCCACCTCCCTCTTGCTGGAATCAAAGGTGATGTTGAAGAGCACTTTCAGGATCTCCATGGCTCGCTCCGTCTCCTGCCGAGGCAAGGGAGGGAGAAGTCCCTCCTCGGTGGCAACCTCGTAGGGGTCCAGCCACTTCACGCCAAGGGTCAGCTCCAGGGTGTCCGTCATGAGGCCAATGCCCCTGAGCTCCTGCGCCAGCTGCTGCCGGACATCCACCCTCAGGGCCGTCAGCAGGAACAGCAGCCGCAGGTCAAAGAACTTCACCTCGTGGGGAAGGCTCCTCTCGTTGTACAGCTTGATGCGCTCGGCCAGGCCCACCACCAGCCGGGCTTCGGCCGTCAGCTCCTGCGCCCTGGGGCTACTGAACACGATGTTGCAGAGACACTTGAGGGATTCCAGGATCACATCCAAGTCCGGGACCTCCCGGAGGAGCTCCTCGCAGTAATTTATGCCAGCGTGGCGGGAGAGGGTCCTCAGGCCCTCCTTGGTGGCAAAGGGCTCCAGGCAGTGTTTGTCGCGGGACAGGATGCGGATGCTTTCCAAGCAGGTGACCTGGCAGGATGGCTGCAGTTCTCTTTCCAGGAACTTGATCAGCAGCTGGGCCATTTTCTGTGCAGATGGAAACAAGCAATGCCTCACACACCCACATGTCTCAGTGCTCCCCACCACCCTGCCACACTCTGCCCTGGCAGACGCGTTGTCTAGAGATGGGCCTGCGAGCGGCTCTGGGGCAGGTCTGCACTCAGGAGGTGTTCGGCTCTGGCATCTGATCCTGACCCAGAACGAGCAAGGAGCAGAGAACGGCTGGGAGAGAACAGCACCGCGGTGAGGCGGATCTCACTGCATCTCTCTATGTGACGCTGGATCAGAGCACGTGTCTTCCCACACACATCACAAAGCGATCCAGGATTGCAAGGTTTGCTGTCACTAGGGCTAATTGGCTTAACAGCCTAACCAGTTATACTTCACAATAATCAAAGGACTGAGGGAAGGAatgaagcaaaaatgaaatttagtCCGTAATGTGAGGCTGGCAAGACTGAGCAAGCTGCAGCTGACAAAGCCTGCCTCACAAGCACAGCCTTGAGAAGTGAGAAAGTGCAGTCACTGCTCTGCTCCTTCTGTACAAGGTGACAGACACAAGAGTTAAAAGTACTCAAAATACCCAAAGCCCCTGAGTGACTCAGGTTAAAAAGACCTCAGAGCATGTGCCCAGGGCTGAACGTCCAGAACAGAGTTCCAGGCACCAGCTGGCGATGCTCAGTTCGGATCCCACAGCACACAGCCCAACGAGTGCAgcatccccaggctgtgccccaGTTCCCGGCCTGTGTGAGCATCCCAGCTTGTGCAGCAGCTCAGCGCAAGGCAAAGAGCTCAGACCTTGTGAGAGCTGGTTCCACGTGTCAGGCTGTACCTGGGAAAACTTGCTGGCAGTGGCACAGACACAAGAGGTCCCGTTCTGCACCCGGCTGCCTGGCACACACCTGCTGTGCTAACACAGGTGTTAGTGCAATCAAACAAACTCAACTAGGAGGTCGATCCAGCTGGAAAgtaatccaggaaaaaaacaagagctATTCTTTAGTTAGATCAGCCCACTAACCAGGTGCAGCCATGCAAAGGTCTGTCCTGGCAGGAAAGAACAACAAGAGCACACAGAACAGGCAGGAGCGTTCCTCTCCACTGAGCCGCAGCTCACACCAGCTGAAGGTCTGTGACACCTGGCCTGGGTCAGACCTGCGCTGGCTCATGGCAAACCGCTCATCCACAGAGCCCTGCTGGGACCCCTGCACCGCAGGATCATACTGCAGACACAAGGGATCACACCTTTCATACACCCATGGCTGGGACTGTACGCACCATGGAACCCACGGGGCTGGTAATGCCAGAAGGATGCTGGTCCTTATCCAAAACCACCAGCTACCAATGGAAAACTGGAGCCAGACTATTCCCTAAGTTAACAAAAACCACTCATTTCCTTCCCTGTAGGAGCTGCCACCACCAATCCCTACTGGACACAAGTACAGAGTAGTGGCAGATTTCCACATCCGAGTAAAGAGAGCGAAGAGTGTGCCTACCTTCCTCTCCTCCCGCTCCCCATCGTCAAAGGTGAAGCACTGAGATTTCTGTGGGGGCAAAACAAAGACAAAGTAAGTAAGAGgttaaaaacccacaaaactctTTGTCCCAGCCAGGGAGGGCCATTCAGGCAGAaggcagcacaggacacacTCTGAAAGCCAGCGCATCTCCTCAAGGACAGTCCCCAGTGGCACAGAGCAGGAatcagcagggcagggagtgCCATGGTGCCCACAGAGCTCGGTgatatttgtgtgtttgtaaCAAGCAGCAAAAGCTCCACGGGAACAAGACAGAGGAAAACTTTCCTGCCACGGAGGTTTTTGTTTCCatcctgccttttctttccaacaCTGTCTCTACTTGGGCGACTCCAGCCACGTGCTTCACAACCTGGGGAAcagatctggtttgggcagcACAGAGGGGCCGCACCCCTCGGTCTGCAGTGCTCCCCCTGACCGAGCTCCGTGGGTCCCCATTTCTCTTTCATCCTCAAAACACACCGGTGATGATCACTGTCCATCGCCCTTGGCCGCTGGCTCCGCGAGGAGGCCGGACatgcagcccaaagctgtgCCCATCTGACAGACGGACTATCCGTAAATCCCACAGCAAGGCGGGCAGTCACCGCCATCCCAACATCCCGGAACAGCCGGTAATTCCCTGCTCAGCAACACCAACAAGCCGTGCCTGCACACTGCTCCCCTTGATATTTACTGTTCCATTTCCTGACCACAACAAAACGCTGTCTCCTTGTTACTTGCCAACAGATCCTGGTGGTTactgaggtctcttccaaacaaaatgattctatgaagtcgTTGAGTTTATCTGCAGTTCCATAATCCTCTTTGATTGCTCCATTTCTAGATGGGCTAGCAAAACCACTGGCATTCTCACAAGTTTTGCACACTTGATACACAGACAAAGGATCCAGCTGGAGGAATTCAACAGACAAGGTTGTGGTTTGATGCCTCCAGCTGGTTACACACCAAACTCCGTTCCACTCCCAGATTCTCCAGCCTACATCTGCTGCAGGTGCCGTCAGTCCTGCAGACTGTCTCTAACAGAACACACTCCTTCTCTGTAATATCCCCATGTTTCAAAACCGATTGCTGGAAAGAGTGGCACACTCTCCCTCTTGCACACTTGTGCAAAATGTTCACAGGTTTTCCCCGCTGGCTCCCCACCTACTCAGGGATGGTGCAGAATGAGTCACAGAGATCCGCAgggccagccctgccccggTGGGAACCCTCCAAAGGAAATTTCCCTGACAACCAGAGTCTATTTCAAAAGAGATTTACCCCCCCAGATAATCTGTTGCTACTTTAAGGCTAGAAATGCTTCCATCTCTGCTTCCCAACCATTCTTTTTTTTGATATTCTATATTTGTTATTTACTTCTTACTGTCAGCTTTCAGATTAGGCACCTGCATCAAAttccagcagcccagccctgttCACCTCTCCTGATCTTTTACTTGCAAATGATGACAAGCATTTCACCTGCAGCTCCTCCCCAGGCCTCCCTTTCGCTACCTCCAAACCTTGCCTTAACATAAAAGTTCCTCCTACTCCGTCTTCACACCGAGGTTTATTTCTGCACCAGGTTTTACCTGGGATACAgataataattaaaagaaaaaaatcccttctacGTGCTTTACATCCAGTACTCAAAGGAACGAATATCAATAGAGGCTGCTTAGCTGCTTCCTAGCAGAACATCAAGCAATAAACCACCTGCAAGCAGAAGATGCAGCAGTCTGTGGCATTTTCATGGCAGTAACGCGCAGACAGATGCGCTCAGAGGAGACAGACTGGGCGGCACAGAGGCTCCCAACATGGCCAGCCTGCCCGCGGGCTGGAAGCAGCTGACGCTCACTCACCTCGCGGTTGTAGATCTGAAGCACCTTGAGCACCGTGTCCTGCTCCCCGCCCTCCAGCATGGCCACCACAGTCCTCAGCTCCATCATCGCCACGGCTCAGCTTCGGCGAGAGGTGAAAGCGGGAGGAGGGGGGCGaggggctgccagggctccTGATAACCGACACAGAGATGTgccagggagagagaggggtgcggaaaggaaggaggggaaaaaacaaaacagaaaaatccccAAGTGAGATTCTCACGCTGTTGCATCAATAAAAGCAGAGCAGATGGATAACCCCAGTAAAACCAGCAGCCAgcttcccctctctccctctaatcctcttcttcttctctttgcttttcaatgtTTAATACATGCCCTCCCAGCAAAGCACTGGGGAAAGCCTCCCCCCTCCCAGCCAGGGGATTAACACAGAGCAGATAACAGCAGCTCCCTGAAATAGCtcgctgcctcctcctccccgctgCCCTGATTTCTGTTACtgcacaggagaaaataaaaataaaatatccagaAACACTCTTGTGGAGTAAAAAGGGATGGATGGGAAAGCCAGCCAGACAGGAAAGGATCCTCCTGGCTGCCCTAGGGCAGAGCCACCTTCTGGGgtgatgaaaaggaagaaatcgTCGGGGTTTTGTCGCAGTCGCTGCTCAGTGCGGAGCCCGATCAGGCCGTGCACCAGATCAGGGCCCAGCCCCGCACAGGCGGTAACAACGCATGGACGGGGCTGGCGGGTGTCCCAGCTCAATCACGGCCTCGTGATAATAATGTAAATGAGCAGATGTGCACAGGGACACGACTGATGGGATTATTCTGGGCACGAGTAGAGCTGTGCAAGCCCACAGTGTT
Above is a window of Caloenas nicobarica isolate bCalNic1 chromosome 5, bCalNic1.hap1, whole genome shotgun sequence DNA encoding:
- the RIC8A gene encoding synembryn-A codes for the protein MMELRTVVAMLEGGEQDTVLKVLQIYNREKSQCFTFDDGEREERKKMAQLLIKFLERELQPSCQVTCLESIRILSRDKHCLEPFATKEGLRTLSRHAGINYCEELLREVPDLDVILESLKCLCNIVFSSPRAQELTAEARLVVGLAERIKLYNERSLPHEVKFFDLRLLFLLTALRVDVRQQLAQELRGIGLMTDTLELTLGVKWLDPYEVATEEGLLPPLPRQETERAMEILKVLFNITFDSSKREVDEEDAALYRHLGALLRHCLMICADGEERTEEFHSHTVNLLGNLPLKCLDVLLTPKVRPGSLEYMGVNMDAVSVLLGFLERRLDRGHKLKESLTPVLNLLTESARVHRQTRKFLKAKVLPPLRDVRNRPEVGNSLRNKLVRLMTHIDTDVKHCAAEFLFVLCKESVSRFVKYTGYGNAAGLLAARGLMAGGWEEGEYSEDEDTDTEEYKEAKPNINPVTGRVEEKLPNPMEGMTEEQKEYEAMKLVNMFDKLSREQVIQPMGITPSGTLAPMENALRDMADERSSSDSDLGLD